Genomic window (Primulina eburnea isolate SZY01 chromosome 8, ASM2296580v1, whole genome shotgun sequence):
aaaaaaaataaaatgaaatagtTCGTTTCAAATTCCAATCAACCAATTTATTCCATCAAAATTACTACCACAAAATGGAATTTACatctgaaaaagaaaaagacaaAATAAGTAAAAACAAAATCGAAAGAGTCTGTCGCGATAATGCTCAAGGGGATTGAGTTGCATACATATATAAAGATTTGATATATTAAAATAACTCTGCAACAATAGCAAATAAGATTTTGCAAAATTTCGATAGAGATTCAATGAATTTTGAGAAATTTCGAGATATCCTTGAAAAtcaagaaattttaaaaattctgGTGGAAATTTTGCAAAACAGAAACTGAAAAGATTGTTTCGATAAGCCCGAAGCCGAAATCAATTGAAGTAAGTGTTGCCTAGGATAAGATTGAGTTCAACTATAACATCATTCGAACTCGACAATGAGCTGGGCTGGGCTGGAGTTCTCCCGGTAAAGATTGCCTAGGATAAGATTGAAGTAAATGGTCTGTGTGGGTCCAAAAGAATGGATATCTGGGAAAAAGTATTGGAACCAGATAATGCAAATATATAACGAGAGGCCCAAAACAGTCGCGTGCTGTGCATATTCCAGTAAGAGTTTCCTCCATTTCCATCTCACAAGTTCCCAaacaaattaaaaagaaacatgatttCTCTTAAAGCAATTCAAACCTCCTTCACCCCCAACCATGTCATTTTTCATGACAGAGAATTCTTCAAGAAAAGGAAGATTATGCTCTCCTTTTGTAAGTCTAATAACAATTCAGATAATGATACAGAACAAGATTCTACGCCGCCTGAAGGAGATAAAAGCAAGCAGGAACTTCTAGCCAGAATTGCCATGCTACAAACTCAAAAAGTTCGTCTCACCGATTACTTAGACGAAAGATCCGCATATCTAACGCAGTTTGCTGAGGAAGCCAATGCTGAAATTGATCAAATTGGAGAGAATGCCCTCAGAGAATTGGATGAAGCCAGTGCACGGGTGGGTTTGTTTTTAATAACTCCTGTCAAACAAATATGAAAAATGGTTACTTGAGTAATGGGGTTTTGTTCATTTTCTTGAACAGATAATGGGGAATATAGAGAGCAGGATGCAAGCCTTCGAGGAATCTATGGAGTTGAACGAGACAGAGATCGAAGAGAATGAGAAAAAGGTCGCGGATTTTGAAGGGAAAATCGTGGAAGACAGGAATGAAGGGATGTTCTTTAAGAGCTTTAGTGGGAAAACACAGGTTGACAAAGCAAAAGGAAAGGAAGAGGCTGAGAAAATCAGGGAGGTGACTAAGAAAGATGCTGGGTCAGCAATCAGGAGAAATATTTACCTTGCACTCATTGCTTTGGTAGTTATGGGAATTGCCCAGGCCTTGATTTCTTCGACGTCTGAATGGGAGAAAGTGGCTGTTCTGGCGGTGATTCTAGTTGGTTTGCTGTCGCAACTGGTATACGAGCAGAGTGTTTTATCAGAACAAGAAAGATCAAAAGAAGAGAAGAAATGAAGTGGGCATTTCCATTCTCTAATTTAACCATGGAGTATATAAATATAACATGAGTTATAACCCCACGAATGCTATTACTTTCGGGTTAAAGTTCAGAGTATAGTATATGCTTTGTGGTAATTTTTGTGTCCATAGGTGCATATTAACTCGTCAAATGTTCCACATTTTTGTTCTTGGTGaggaaaaataaagaaaaaaaccaGGGGTGGGGCTGGGGAGGAGCACAAACATCAGAGACAGACTAGAGGAAGATCTCAGAACATAAACTTCCCATCTCCGTTAAATGTAGCATGAGTTATAACCCCAAATAAAATACTAATACCTGAGGCTAATACATCAGGCTATCCTTGTTTTTGCATCATTGTTGTCTTTAGTGATACAACCTTAACCACTAAAGCCTTGTAGTATCTGATGCAGTGCAATTAATTCGACACTTTTAAAACTTAACATAAAGGCATATCAAAGATTGTGTTCAAGTTCACTCTGGAAAATAAGGTGGGGCAAAAATATAAAACTTTAGTATACAATTTGTAGGAACAGGGTAAACGTGGTCTAAATGAACTAGAAGTTCCAAACATATTTAAACAAACGCAAGTATTCTTGGAAACATAACAGACATGACAGTTACAGTAAAACAAGCTCAGACCCAAGGAGTACTTGAAATAAACTCACGATTCTCATCAGGATTTTGAGCATTCAGTTCTTCCCTATGCTATTCCCTTTGAACCAAATGGAACACCAACAGCCTTTAGTAATCACTAATCACCAATCCTGAAAAATGAGGTTATCTCCAATTACATGCCAAATGAAACACAGTTCACTGGAGGGAATCATTCTAGTTTCTAAATTTTATTGTCATACCATCTACTAAAGTCATTTAACTGAAACATCTACATGTTTATTTGGTACAAACTACAAAAGCTACTAAGTTATAAATAGTTGGATTCTAGAGCTCATGACCATTTCTCCAAGCAGTCAATAAATTGATGAAATACAATCAACCAGCCTCCATAAAAACACAGCAATTTTCAGGTCAATCCGTTCAAACTGAAAATATTTGCGTCAACATAACACGTGGCACAAAATGTATAGCAACAATTCAATAAAAACACGACATTaactgataaaaaaaaaataattggaTCCAACAAAATTTAATAGGCTACATTTTCTACAATTAGTTTTGACTCCTTGAAAAACCAAAAGCGACAGGACAGTGAACTTACAATCACAGTTACAGTTTGATTTAAGTCATTGAGCGAGAACAAACTGCCAATGATCAGCTGAGAAAGATTTCACAAAACCTGCAACtgcaaagagaaaaaaaaaaatggaagtagctaattaataataattttataaatagaaaaatataattttagttTGGAATACCATTAAGACAGAACACCATACTTCCTGCACAGAATGGAGCCATAGGATCAAGTTGGATCCTCACCGAGAATTACAGCTCTGACAAGTATGTTCCATGTAATTATGTTCGGAACAACGCTTTTCGTCAAAGCATCTTGTAAGAACAAAATAGCACCTGATATTCTACCGCAAGAACAAAGACCTTTGAGAACAATGTTGTAGGAAACAACATCCGGCCGCAGGCCACCTCTTAAAATTCGAGCCCAGATCACTGAAGCAGTTCTTAGGTCACCAACTTTATAAAATCCTTCCATAAGAGTATTGTTGGTCACTATATTAGGTGCACAGTTCCAATGACTCATATCCAAATACAGAGACAAAGCATGTTGAGTTTTGGCAACAGAACAGAGCCCATGGATCAAAATATTATGCATTCGTACATCTGGCTTTAAACCTTTGCTGACAACTTGATTCCATAAATTGAAAGCCATTTCGACTTTCTGATCAAGACAGAGACCTTTTATCAACAAGCTATAAGTGATCACATCTGGCTTCCACCCTTTCCCTAGCATTTCCTTCACAAGATCATAGGCTTCACCAAATCTTCTAGCCTTACAAAACCCGTCAATAAGCGTATTGTAAGTAACAATTGTAGGCGGGCAATTACTGCTTCCCATTTCACTAAATATCCTCATTGCATCCTCAAGTTTAGAAGCATCCATAAAACCATTGATCAAAGCATTATAAACATGAGCATTTGGCTTGCTACCACTTTTGGTTATACGATTTAGCAATGAAACTGCTTCATCCAACTTTCTTTCTCTGCACATCCCACTGATCATCGCAGAGTATGCAAAAGAATCTAAAACACTGCCTTTCCCTTCAGCCTCCTCCAAAACATGTAAAGCCTTCTTATTGTATCCATTCTCACATAATCCATGAACTAGTATTCCATAAGTTGTGGAATCTGCAACACAGCTACTCTCTTTTAAAAGCTCCCAGATAGAAATAGCTTCCTTCACTTCACCAACGTTTAACAGGCCTCTCATCATTATATTAAAACTAGCAACATTTCGATTACCATCTCGTCCCATCAACTCCCACAACTTAAAACAATCCTCAAATCGGTCAACCTTTTGATAACCATTAAGCAATGCATTATATACAACAGAATCAGGAGGTACTTCGCT
Coding sequences:
- the LOC140839921 gene encoding uncharacterized protein, whose product is MISLKAIQTSFTPNHVIFHDREFFKKRKIMLSFCKSNNNSDNDTEQDSTPPEGDKSKQELLARIAMLQTQKVRLTDYLDERSAYLTQFAEEANAEIDQIGENALRELDEASARIMGNIESRMQAFEESMELNETEIEENEKKVADFEGKIVEDRNEGMFFKSFSGKTQVDKAKGKEEAEKIREVTKKDAGSAIRRNIYLALIALVVMGIAQALISSTSEWEKVAVLAVILVGLLSQLVYEQSVLSEQERSKEEKK
- the LOC140839920 gene encoding uncharacterized protein gives rise to the protein MAQVPKNLTSKRLLVLLKAEKNLKSAVSLFESATRHPRYTYSASAFHHILHRLSISPDLNFLPNVTRIVDLIRIHQCQCSEDAALAVLKFYSKNLMAEKAMETFQTMGEVFGCEPGVRSYNSLLNAFVVSNQLSKAEVFFRNFRTMGVSPNLETFNVLIKIACQKGEFNKARELIDCMWDRNLSPDRHSYGTLINGLVKARDLNEAVKVFEEMSCRGVMPDVMCYNILIDGFFKKGDLKVANGIWNKLNKGSHVYPNVVTYNVMISGLCNCERFVEALDLCDRMRKNERKMDLFTYSSLIHGLCELGNIDGAERVYKEMAESEVPPDSVVYNALLNGYQKVDRFEDCFKLWELMGRDGNRNVASFNIMMRGLLNVGEVKEAISIWELLKESSCVADSTTYGILVHGLCENGYNKKALHVLEEAEGKGSVLDSFAYSAMISGMCRERKLDEAVSLLNRITKSGSKPNAHVYNALINGFMDASKLEDAMRIFSEMGSSNCPPTIVTYNTLIDGFCKARRFGEAYDLVKEMLGKGWKPDVITYSLLIKGLCLDQKVEMAFNLWNQVVSKGLKPDVRMHNILIHGLCSVAKTQHALSLYLDMSHWNCAPNIVTNNTLMEGFYKVGDLRTASVIWARILRGGLRPDVVSYNIVLKGLCSCGRISGAILFLQDALTKSVVPNIITWNILVRAVILGFVKSFSADHWQFVLAQ